The DNA window GATCCAGCCAATCAGTTTTTCAACATTTCGATGAAGAATTTGATCGATCACATCAGGATAACCCATTTGTCGCTTATGGTCTTCATATTCGTCTTCATCCAACAGCGTGTAAGACATGTCTGGAAACACTTTGACGTCTAAGTCATAATCGATGTATTTCAACGAGCCATTATTATAAACGAATGGAGAACTGACATTGCAATAATAATAAACACCGTCGTCTCGGAGCATACAGATGATGTTAAACCAATGTTCTGCATGAAAATAGCAGATTGATGGTTCGCGCGTCAACCAAGTTCGGCCATCAGATTCTGTCACTAGCGTCCGTTCATTTGCACCAATTACAATATTATTCGTACCTTTCAGTACAGTTGTTTCCTGCCAGACACGGTGGATTCGGCCGTTGTGCTTGTAACTGTGGATTTGGATTGTTTCACCCTCCGCAGGAATCGCCATGTACTATCCCACCTTCTTGTCTAAGCCATTATTTATCTGCTATTTCAGTATTATATCAACCAATTCTGAAAACATACAGCAATAAGGCATAAGGACCAAAGGATTACATAACGACTGAGCGACCTCCATCGACAATAATCGTTTGACCACGGATCATATCCGAGTCGGGAGAAATCAAGAACAAAGCAGCTTTGACCATATCATCAACCTCAACCATACGGCCTGCTGGTGTATTAATCCGTGCATCATTCAATAAATCATCACGGTTTGGAAAATGTTTTAACGCGTCTGTATCGAGTGCTCCACCGGATACTGTATTAACCGCAATTCCAAGGGGCGCCATTTCTACAGCTAAATAACGTGTCAGTGATTCTACAGCTGCTTTTGAAACACCTATCGTCGTATAATTTTCCAAATAGCGAATTGAACCTAATGAACTAATACCAACAATTTTACCGCCTTTGTCCATTAACTTTGCAGCTTCTTGAGCACCAAATAACATGGCTCTTGCATTAATGTTCATCGTCCAGTCCCAATGAGATTCTTCTAGTTCCATAATCGGTCGTAAAACACCAGAAGCCGCATTGGATACGAAAACATCTAGTCTCCCAAATTCTTCTTTAATGGTCTGGAACATGCCACGCAGTTTCTCAACATCTCCTACATTAGCGCGAACCAGCAAAGCTTTTTGTCCTCGTGCTTCAATTTCTTTTACAGTTTCAAGCGCAGCCGTTTTGCTACGCGCGTAGTTGACGACGATATCGTATCCTTGTTCTGCCAGTGCGATTGCCAGTGCTTTGCCTAGCCCTTTACTGCTACCTGTTACTAATGCTACTTTTTGTTCTGTCATGACTATACATCTCCTCTTTGCTGTAAAGCTGTTTTCATTTTTTGAACCGGTCCTGCAACCGGCAATAACTCTAACTCTTCTGCTGTCACCCATCTCATGCGATCTAGTGCGACTATGTCTTTACTATCGGCAATAAAACCGTCCACGTTCCATGTTAAATGAGAAAAGACATGTTTGAAAGAAGTAATTTTTTCAGCTTTGTCCACGACGCCTTTTAACCTTTCGGACAATTGCTCTTCGATTTCTAGCGGTAGCGCATCTATGGCTGTTTCTAACAGCGGGAACTGCCACATATTCGCTAATAATCCACTTTCTGGTCGCTGTTCCATAAGGAATTTACCTTCATTGCGTATGGCTACCATTGCGTATTGCAATGATTTGGTTTTCTTAGCTTTCGTCTTAATCGGCAATTCATTTTGCTTTCCTTCGTGGAAAGCAGCACAATGCTCTCGCACAGGACATAACAGACATTTCGGCGAAGTGGGCGTACAGATCAAAGCACCCAACTCCATTAATCCCTGGTTAAATGAAGAAGGATCCTCATGGCTGATAATTTCTGTGACGGCTTCTTCAAAAATTTTACGCGTCTTTGGCTTCGCGATATCTTCTTCAATCAGTAAAATTCGCGACAACACACGCATAACGTTGCCATCTACTGCATGCTCTGGAATACCGTAAGCAATGCTTAATACCGCTCCTGCTGTATACGGACCCACACCTTTTAAAGAAGAAATTTCTTTTCGACTATTTGGAACGATACCACCATAGTTCTCAGCTACTTCTTTGACTCCAGCTTGTAAATTGCGTGCACGCGAGTAGTAGCCTAGCCCTTCCCATTGTTTCAGTAAAATTTGTTCATCTGCTTGTGCCAAGTCATTCAAAGTGGGAAATTTTTCGATAAAGCGTTTATAATAAGGAATAACCGTATCTACACGGGTTTGCTGTAACATAATTTCTGAAATCCAGATTTGATAAGGATCTGCTGTACGTCTCCAAGGCAAATCTCTCTTTTCCGCTGCAAACCAACTAATCAAGTCATTTTGAAATTGCTTTTTTTCTATTTTAATGGTTATTTCCTCCGTTCAGCTTGATTATTCGAATCCTTTTCCGGGTATATATGACAATGAGGAATCTGTTTATTTTAACAAAAAAATTTAGTTTTTCATAAACATAACTTCTCTAGAGAGGAGATGAGACAATGGATACAGGTACTCATATTGTCATGGGTATCGCCCTTGGTGGCCTCGCAATGGCCGATCCCGTCGTCGCCAGTCACCCCGTTACCATGACCGCTGTTATTTCTGGTGTTATTATTGGCTCGTTAGCGCCAGATGTTGATACTGTTTTAAAATTGCGAGATAACGCTGTTTATATTCGCCACCATAGAGGTGCAACTCATTCGATTCCGGCAGTATTGTTATGGCCATTGCTTATAGCAGGTGCGATTTCTCTGATTTTTCCAGAAGCTAATCTACTGCATTTATGGCTTTGGTCTTTCTTGGCTGTCTTTATCCATGTGTTCGTCGATATTTTCAACTCGTATGGTACACAAGCCTTAAGGCCAATCTCTAACCGCTGGATTGCGCTTGGTGTCATTAACACCTTCGATCCGATTATTTTTGGTGCACACGTGTTGGCTTTAACGATATGGGCATTTGGCGCTGATCCTGTTTGGACCATTAGCATCCTGTATATTACCTTATTCTTCTACTATCTTGCACGTTTTGCGCTACAAGCCGCAATTAAAAAAGCCGTTCTCAACACCATCCCAGGTGCTTCTGCCGTTTTTGTGGCACCGACGATGCGTTTTTTTCACTGGCGTATTGCTGCCGACACTGAACGTCACCATTATGTCGGCCGTGCATATGGGCGAACAATCAACATCTACGATAAATTTATGAAAAAAGAAATGCCTGAAAATAACTTGATTCAAGCAGCAATGAAAGACAAAAACATAGCTGCATTCATTTCGTTTTCTCCATTGTACCGTTGGGAAATCAACGAGTACGGCGACATTTTCGAAGTGCGATTGATTGACCTGCGCTATCGCAGCAATGATTATTATCCATTTGTTGCTGTAGCTCATTTGGACAAAGAATGTAAAATTATCAATTCGTATACGGGCTGGATTTTTAGCGAAGACAAGTTAAGAAAAAAACTAGATTTTAGCCATAACTAGAAAACGCGCACCCTAGGGTGCGCGTTTTCTTTTTTATGCTTACAACAAAAAACTTTCAGAAATGTACCGATTTGCGCTTTTCTTTGTCTAGGCTCCTGCGCCCAACACCTTGGGTCATAAGTCATCCCGGCTGTGCGGCCAAATGCGCCGCTCTGCCAGTCTGTCTTATGCCTGTCGGTGCTACACGGGCGCTTGCGCTTTTCTTTGTCCAGACTCCAGCGCCCAGATCCTCGGGTCATAAGTCACTCCGGCTGTGTGACAAAGAACGCCACTCCGCCAGCGCGTCTTATGCCCGTCGAATCTACACGGGCGCTTGCGCTTTTCTTTGTCCAGACTCCAGCGCCCAGATCCTCGGGTCATAAGTCACTCCGGCTGTGTGGCAAAGAACGCCACTCCGCCAGCGCGTCTTATGCCCGTCGAATCTACACGGGCGCTTGCGCTTTTCTTTGTCCAGACTCCAGCGCCCAGATCCTCGGGTCATAAGTCACTCCGGCTGTGTGGCAAAGAACGCCACTCCGCCAGCGCGTCTTATGCCCGTCGAATCTACACGGGCGCTTGCGCTTTTCTTTTAGTCGTTTAAAAGATGTGCATATTTCGGATTCGTTCCGGCAAATTCATGAATTTTGTCGCCATAGCTGTCGATCCACTGTCGCATGACTTTTTCAACTACTGCGGTCCCTTGGTAATCGTATCCTGCTTTGGCGTAAGACGATTCAAAGTCAGATGCTAGTAGTTCAACCCATGTCCGTGCTTTCTCTTCTGTAAGATTCGGATTTTTTTCCTGTAACTCAATTGTTAGTTGATCGATAATTTCTTTCATCTTTTACTTCCCTTCTTTCAATGGACGCAGCATCGAAATAGGCAGCGCCTCTGTAAATTTTTCTCCACCCATTCGGTAACCCCAAGCAAAACGACCTTTTAAATAATCGATTTGAAAATAGACATTTGGGTCTCCTTCAATGCGGTATATCTCGCCTTGTTTAAAATCAGCGGGATTCAGCATATAAGCTGCTGCCATCATGGCTTTTCGCTCGAGTACTGCGAATTCATTGACGATGCCTAGTTGCTCAGCTTTTCTAGCTTTTTCTTTTAAGTTAGCAATTTCTCCGCGAAGTTCATGCTCTGTCATGTCACTGTATGGTTTTTTCTCAGTCATCTTCAAGCTCCTTCTTATCTAGATAGTCGTTGATTACTTCACTTGGAAATCCCTTTTGGTAAAGTCCTTGCTTAACTTTCGATTTCAAATCATAGCCGGACAGTTTTGAACTCTGCTTGCGCCATAACTTATCGCCTTGTTCTGCGACAATTTCCAACCACTGATCATCATTTTTCTCAAGGTCAAGTTCTTCAATTGCTAGTTTAATCAACGAATAGTTATAGCCTTTTCTCATCAGGGTGTCATTAATTTTTTGATGGATTTGGCTTGGCGTTTTCATCTTTTCTTTAAGTGCAATTTTCTCTGCAAGGCCTTTGGCAATTTCCAATTGCTCTTCTTCGGAATAGGAATCTAAGACGTCTTTTTGCATCTGTTTATCAATCCCTCTCTTTTGCATATCTTGCTGGATTGCGCGCGGACCTTTTTTTCCTGATTTGATTTGGGTTCTCATCAGCGCTTCTGAAAATTGTTGATCATCTAAAAAACTATGGACATATAGTTTCTTAATCGCTTCATCTATTACGGCATCTCCGTATTCTTTTTCTTTTAACTTTTGGCGTACTTCTCCTTCGCTTCGCATACGGAAGCCAAGGTAATAAAGAGCTTTATTATAGGCTTTTCGGACTTCGTCTTCGAAGTTAACTTCTTCGATGGTCCATTGGTCCAGCTCTTTGCCTTTTGTCAGCTGATACCTAATAAGCACCGCCTCATCCACGCTAAAAGCATATTTATCTTCGAAAAAGATATTATACCTTTCAGGGTTTTTCTTTCCCTGTGTGATTTTTGAAATAATCGGCATTTACCGGCACCTCTCTTCTCCTTATATTATACACCTTCAGGACAAAAAATGGCATAGCTTAGAGCCATTAAGGGTATGCTAACAAGAAACAGGAGGAGATGGAAATGAAAGTAGCAATTACAGGTGGCACAGGATTCGTTGGCAAAGAATTGACTCGCTTACTACTTGATCGAGGCGATGAAGTAGTTATTTTGACGAGAAATCCAAAAACGACAGCCAATAAAATTACATACGCCAAATGGCTGGAGAAAGATGCTGTTCCAGAAAAACAATTAGAAGGCGTTGATGCTTTTGTTAATTTGGCTGGTACTTCTATTAACGATGGTCGATGGAGTGAAGAACAGAAAAAAATGATTTACTCAAGTCGGATGGATGCCACGAATGAATTATTGCGCATTATTCACAAGCTAGAGAAAAAGCCGAAAGTTTTAGTAAACGCCAGTGCTGTCGGTATTTACCCACCTTCTCAAACGGTTACTTATACTGAGGCTTCTGCCGAACTTGGTTCAGACTTCTTGGCACAAACGGTTCGTGATTGGGAAATTTTAGCTCATCGCGCTGAAGAAGATGGATTACGTGTAGCGTGTGGGCGTTTCGGCATTGTTCTTGGGAAAAATGGAGGGGCTTTACCTTTAATGGCTTTGCCTTATAAAATGTTCGCTGGCGGCACTGTTGGGTCTGGTAAACAATGGCTGTCATGGGTTCATATTAAAGACGTCGCTCGGGCATTAGCTTTTGCACTCGATACTGATCAATTAAGCGGCGCCTTTAATGTCACCGCTCCAAGTCCAAAACAAATGAAGGATTTTGGCAAGGAAATTGCCCATACACTTGGACGGCCGCATTGGATTCCTGTCCCATCATTTGCTATGAAAGCTATCCTAGGGGAGAAGAGTCAGCTAGTTCTTGAAGGCCAACGAGTCCTCCCTACGGTTCTTCAGCAACATGGTTTCCAATTCAAGTTTTCTAATTTACGATCAGCACTGGCTGATATCTATAAATAAGACTATAATGGGGAGATGATTAACTGAAGGATGTGAGATCCATGAACGATAAACCTAGTATTGAAGAAGGCCAGAAAATTCCGATGACCATTAAACGACTCGGCATTAACGGCGAAGGCATTGGCTATTTTAAACGTAATGTCGTATTTGTTCCAGGAGCTCTTCCAGGTGAAGAAATCGTGGCGCAAGTAACTGTAGTCAAGCGCAACTTTGCACAAGCACGCATTATTAAAATATTAAGCGCTTCTCCCCATCGTCAGACACCACCTTGTCCAATTTATGAAGCATGCGGCGGCTGTCAATTGCAACACATGACGTATGATCAGCAATTAGTTGAAAAGCGGGATCTTGTCGTACAGGCATTGGAGCGCTACCTAAAAGGGACGACCGTGCATGTTGAGAAAACCATCGGCATGGAAGAACCGTGGCGTTACCGCAACAAGAGCCAATTCCAGACACGCTTAAAAGGCACAAAAGTTATCGCAGGATTGTTTGCAGAAGGCTCTCATCAACTTTTGGATATCGATGAATGTATCGTTCAGCACCCCGATACAACGGTCATTACGAACGCAGTCAAGCGAATTTTGGAAGAATTGAAAATGCCAATATACGATGGCAAGACGATGAAAGGCATTATCCGTACCATCGTTGTCCGCACTGGTGTTAGAACGGGTGAAATTCAGCTGGTCTTAGTGACGACACGTTCGAAGATTCCACAAAAAGAATTATTAATGGAACGTCTGCAAAAAATCGACACAAACTTAGTATCAATCGTTCAAAACATCAATAAAGAAAAAACTTCTTTGATTTTTGGAGACGAAACGATTACATTGTTCGGCAAAGATACGATCCACGAAGAGTTAGGCGAATTGGCATTCGATTTGTCAGCACGTGCCTTTTTCCAACTAAATCCGACGCAAACCGTCAAACTATACGATGAAATCAAACGCGCTGCTGAATTAACTGGACAAGAAACGGTCGTCGATGCTTATTGTGGCGTCGGAACGATTGGACTTTGGCTAGCAGACCGTGCTAAAGAAGTTCGGGGCATGGACGTTTTACACGAAAGTGTGGTTGACGCTAAAGCCAATGCTAAAGCACAAGGCTATACAGCAAAATATGTTACAGGTACAGCCGAGAAATGGTTGGAGCTTTGGAGCAACGAAGGATTTGTTCCGGATGTGTTAACCGTAGATCCACCACGTACTGGACTTGCCGATTCACTTTTGCAAACTATTTTAAAAGTAAAACCGAAGCGTTTTGTTTATACGTCTTGCAATCCTTCCACTTTAGCTAAGGATTTACAGCAATTAACTAAAATCTACCGCATTGAATACATTCAACCGGTCGATATGTTCCCACAAACAGCGCAAGTAGAATCTGTTACAAAATTAGTACTGAAATAAAAAAAGCTGATGCTAGAAGCATACCTCTAGGCATCAGCTTTTTTGTTAAGCATTACTCGTTTTCACTGGATTTTTCAGGGCAATCGGTACTGTAATTATTAGTAAAATACCAGCGATGAGCAGCAGAAAACTTACCCCTCCTGAGAATTGAACAAATAATCCACCCATTGTAGGTCCTGCTAAGCTGCCAATACTAAATCCGATTCCACATAACAAGTTCCCTGTTGGCAATAACTCTTTTGGCATCAAATCTGCCATATAAGATATACCCAGTGAAAATGTTGAACCAACAAACATACCCGCTACTGCAAAAAATCCAACAGTTACCCAAGCATTCGATTCATAAAAGCTAGCAGTAGCAAAAACTAGCGCTCCACCGGCCAATGCTACTAACAGTACTTTTTTTCGACCGATGCGATCACTCAAATTCCCAAGTGGCAATTGCGTAACAATCGCTCCTGCTGAAAAAGCGGCTAGCATAATCGAAACCATTCCAACTTCAATAGACTGACGAAGCGCATAAACTGGATAAATGGCATTGAGTGAAGCTTCTAAAAACCCATAGCCCAGCGGTGGAAGAAAGGCAACCCAAGCAATGAGGATGGCTGCTTTAAATCGTCCTACCGTACCTTTTGCTGTCATGGCACTTCCCGTAACTTCAGGAAAATCATTTCTAAGCAAAAAAACCAATGACCAAGCTAGCAAACACAATAAACCTGAAATGATGAATGGCAGAGCTTCAAACACTTCTACCATCGGAACAAATAGTGGACCCGCTCCAAAACCGATACTGAAAGACATCCCATAAATCGCGATATTACGTCCTAACCGGTGGTGTGGCGACGTACTCGTAATCCAAGTTTGCGTTGAAAAATGTAAGGCTTGATCACCAATACCAATTAAAATACGCAACACAAACCAAAACAACACTGATTTCCATAACGGAAAAAGAAAAAGCGATACGACAACTAATCCTCCGCCTACTAAAATCAATGGTTTGTAACCAAATTTTCGCAATTGCGGTTCCATAAAAGGCGCGATTACTAATGTTCCAATATACAAACCTGTGGCACTCAAGCCATTTAATGCGGAAGATACACCATCCTGTTCAAAAATAACTGCGATTAATGGCAGCAGCATGCCTTGTGAAAAGCCTGAAATCGAGACAATGGCAACAAGAATCCAAAATCGGCCACGCTCACTTTTTGAAAATTTCTTCATAATGCCTCCTCGAACAAGCATGTTCTTTTGTATTTAATAAGATTTCAGATACAATTCTAACATAGGGAGGCGTTACAAGATGAACTATTCAATGAACGAAAACGGCTTTACAGGGCATTTGCCTTTTGGTGACATCCAAATTTCAGGCGACGAGGAATATGGTTTTAGACCTTATCAATTATTGATCTCTTCGTTGGCTGTATGTAGTGGTGGGGTTATGAGAAAAGTCCTCGATAAAATGAGGATGCCTGCTAAAGATATTCAAATCGAAGTAACAGAAGTTGTTCGCAATGACGAAGAAGCTGGTCGTGTGGAAAAAATTCATTTACACTTTACGATTACTGGTGACATTGACGAAAAGAAAATGGCGCGTGTTATGGAATTAACTCGAAAAAACTGCTCAATGGTTCAGTCGGTAAAGGATTCTATCGAAATCATTGAAAGCTTTGAAGTTCGTCAAACATGATAAAAGGCTCATTCTATATCTGATGTCAGATTAAGGATGAGCCTTTTACAGTTTATATACAGTTAAGTTATCTTTCATAAATGCCATTTTCGGCTAAGACGCCGGTGAAATGTGCGAACCGCCTCCTTCGAATTTTCTGATGCTGTGATGTGGCTTCGCTGATTCCCTTCGGCCTCCCCTCTCTTTTGATTAACCTTAACTTAACACAAACTCTATATTAAGTAAATATTCAAAATAGTAAAACTAGTAAAATAATTAGTTCTACCTATAGTTATTGAATTCGTCTCCATTATCCGTTACGATTAATAGGCGAAATGAGGT is part of the Planococcus kocurii genome and encodes:
- a CDS encoding DUF402 domain-containing protein; translation: MAIPAEGETIQIHSYKHNGRIHRVWQETTVLKGTNNIVIGANERTLVTESDGRTWLTREPSICYFHAEHWFNIICMLRDDGVYYYCNVSSPFVYNNGSLKYIDYDLDVKVFPDMSYTLLDEDEYEDHKRQMGYPDVIDQILHRNVEKLIGWIKQRRGPFAQDFIEVWTNRYEFHRQNRIRD
- the fabL gene encoding enoyl-[acyl-carrier-protein] reductase FabL, with the protein product MTEQKVALVTGSSKGLGKALAIALAEQGYDIVVNYARSKTAALETVKEIEARGQKALLVRANVGDVEKLRGMFQTIKEEFGRLDVFVSNAASGVLRPIMELEESHWDWTMNINARAMLFGAQEAAKLMDKGGKIVGISSLGSIRYLENYTTIGVSKAAVESLTRYLAVEMAPLGIAVNTVSGGALDTDALKHFPNRDDLLNDARINTPAGRMVEVDDMVKAALFLISPDSDMIRGQTIIVDGGRSVVM
- the mutY gene encoding A/G-specific adenine glycosylase, whose product is MPWRRTADPYQIWISEIMLQQTRVDTVIPYYKRFIEKFPTLNDLAQADEQILLKQWEGLGYYSRARNLQAGVKEVAENYGGIVPNSRKEISSLKGVGPYTAGAVLSIAYGIPEHAVDGNVMRVLSRILLIEEDIAKPKTRKIFEEAVTEIISHEDPSSFNQGLMELGALICTPTSPKCLLCPVREHCAAFHEGKQNELPIKTKAKKTKSLQYAMVAIRNEGKFLMEQRPESGLLANMWQFPLLETAIDALPLEIEEQLSERLKGVVDKAEKITSFKHVFSHLTWNVDGFIADSKDIVALDRMRWVTAEELELLPVAGPVQKMKTALQQRGDV
- a CDS encoding metal-dependent hydrolase; its protein translation is MDTGTHIVMGIALGGLAMADPVVASHPVTMTAVISGVIIGSLAPDVDTVLKLRDNAVYIRHHRGATHSIPAVLLWPLLIAGAISLIFPEANLLHLWLWSFLAVFIHVFVDIFNSYGTQALRPISNRWIALGVINTFDPIIFGAHVLALTIWAFGADPVWTISILYITLFFYYLARFALQAAIKKAVLNTIPGASAVFVAPTMRFFHWRIAADTERHHYVGRAYGRTINIYDKFMKKEMPENNLIQAAMKDKNIAAFISFSPLYRWEINEYGDIFEVRLIDLRYRSNDYYPFVAVAHLDKECKIINSYTGWIFSEDKLRKKLDFSHN
- a CDS encoding YfhJ family protein, producing MKEIIDQLTIELQEKNPNLTEEKARTWVELLASDFESSYAKAGYDYQGTAVVEKVMRQWIDSYGDKIHEFAGTNPKYAHLLND
- a CDS encoding YfhH family protein — protein: MTEKKPYSDMTEHELRGEIANLKEKARKAEQLGIVNEFAVLERKAMMAAAYMLNPADFKQGEIYRIEGDPNVYFQIDYLKGRFAWGYRMGGEKFTEALPISMLRPLKEGK
- the recX gene encoding recombination regulator RecX, which produces MPIISKITQGKKNPERYNIFFEDKYAFSVDEAVLIRYQLTKGKELDQWTIEEVNFEDEVRKAYNKALYYLGFRMRSEGEVRQKLKEKEYGDAVIDEAIKKLYVHSFLDDQQFSEALMRTQIKSGKKGPRAIQQDMQKRGIDKQMQKDVLDSYSEEEQLEIAKGLAEKIALKEKMKTPSQIHQKINDTLMRKGYNYSLIKLAIEELDLEKNDDQWLEIVAEQGDKLWRKQSSKLSGYDLKSKVKQGLYQKGFPSEVINDYLDKKELEDD
- a CDS encoding TIGR01777 family oxidoreductase yields the protein MKVAITGGTGFVGKELTRLLLDRGDEVVILTRNPKTTANKITYAKWLEKDAVPEKQLEGVDAFVNLAGTSINDGRWSEEQKKMIYSSRMDATNELLRIIHKLEKKPKVLVNASAVGIYPPSQTVTYTEASAELGSDFLAQTVRDWEILAHRAEEDGLRVACGRFGIVLGKNGGALPLMALPYKMFAGGTVGSGKQWLSWVHIKDVARALAFALDTDQLSGAFNVTAPSPKQMKDFGKEIAHTLGRPHWIPVPSFAMKAILGEKSQLVLEGQRVLPTVLQQHGFQFKFSNLRSALADIYK
- the rlmD gene encoding 23S rRNA (uracil(1939)-C(5))-methyltransferase RlmD, translated to MNDKPSIEEGQKIPMTIKRLGINGEGIGYFKRNVVFVPGALPGEEIVAQVTVVKRNFAQARIIKILSASPHRQTPPCPIYEACGGCQLQHMTYDQQLVEKRDLVVQALERYLKGTTVHVEKTIGMEEPWRYRNKSQFQTRLKGTKVIAGLFAEGSHQLLDIDECIVQHPDTTVITNAVKRILEELKMPIYDGKTMKGIIRTIVVRTGVRTGEIQLVLVTTRSKIPQKELLMERLQKIDTNLVSIVQNINKEKTSLIFGDETITLFGKDTIHEELGELAFDLSARAFFQLNPTQTVKLYDEIKRAAELTGQETVVDAYCGVGTIGLWLADRAKEVRGMDVLHESVVDAKANAKAQGYTAKYVTGTAEKWLELWSNEGFVPDVLTVDPPRTGLADSLLQTILKVKPKRFVYTSCNPSTLAKDLQQLTKIYRIEYIQPVDMFPQTAQVESVTKLVLK
- a CDS encoding MFS transporter encodes the protein MKKFSKSERGRFWILVAIVSISGFSQGMLLPLIAVIFEQDGVSSALNGLSATGLYIGTLVIAPFMEPQLRKFGYKPLILVGGGLVVVSLFLFPLWKSVLFWFVLRILIGIGDQALHFSTQTWITSTSPHHRLGRNIAIYGMSFSIGFGAGPLFVPMVEVFEALPFIISGLLCLLAWSLVFLLRNDFPEVTGSAMTAKGTVGRFKAAILIAWVAFLPPLGYGFLEASLNAIYPVYALRQSIEVGMVSIMLAAFSAGAIVTQLPLGNLSDRIGRKKVLLVALAGGALVFATASFYESNAWVTVGFFAVAGMFVGSTFSLGISYMADLMPKELLPTGNLLCGIGFSIGSLAGPTMGGLFVQFSGGVSFLLLIAGILLIITVPIALKNPVKTSNA
- a CDS encoding OsmC family protein translates to MNYSMNENGFTGHLPFGDIQISGDEEYGFRPYQLLISSLAVCSGGVMRKVLDKMRMPAKDIQIEVTEVVRNDEEAGRVEKIHLHFTITGDIDEKKMARVMELTRKNCSMVQSVKDSIEIIESFEVRQT